One segment of Capricornis sumatraensis isolate serow.1 chromosome 23, serow.2, whole genome shotgun sequence DNA contains the following:
- the ZFYVE27 gene encoding protrudin isoform X3 yields the protein MQTSEREGCGLEVSPSTVPEATLESLPVPTKSPAFDLFNLVLSYKRLEVYLEPLKDAGDGVRYLLRWETPLCSLLTCLGLNILFLTLNEGAWYSVGALMISVPALLGYLQEVCRARLPESELARRKYHSVRQEDLQRVRLSRPEAVAEVKSFLIQLEALLSRLCCTCEAAYRVLHWENPAVSSQFYGALLGTVCMLYLLPLCWVLALLNSTLFLGNVEFFRVVSEYRASLQRRMNPKQEESAFESLPPSDAGGKGALADCTPAPTPTEDLTPGSVEEAEEAEPDEEFKDAIEEDDEGAPCPAEDELVLQDNGFLSKNEVLRSKVSRLTERLRKRYPTNNFGSCTGCSATFSVLKKRRNCSNCGNSFCSRCCSFKVPRSSMGATVTYAYSRRFGNYYTEEEGREK from the exons ATGCAGACCTCAGAGCGAGAGGGCTGTGGACTGGAGGTGAGCCCCAGCACCGTCCCAGAGGCTACTCTGGAGTCTCTACCTGTTCCTACCAAGTCGCCGGCATTTGATCTGTTCAACTTGGTTCTGTCCTACAAGAGGCTTGAGGTCTACCTGGAACCCTTGAAGGACGCCGGCGATGGGGTCCGGTATTTGCTCAG GTGGGAGACGCCATTGTGTTCCTTGCTGACCTGCCTGGGCCTCAACATCTTGTTCCTCACCTTGAACGAGG GGGCCTGGTACTCAGTGGGTGCCCTGATGATCTCCGTGCCCGCCCTGCTGGGCTACCTTCAGGAGGTTTGCCGGGCACGGCTGCCCGAGTCTGAGCTGGCGAGGAGGAAGTACCACAGCGTGAGGCAGGAGGACCTGCAGAGAGTTCGCCTGTCTCGCCCCGAGGCCGTGGCTGAGGTGAAGAGCTT CTTGATCCAGCTGGAGGCCCTCCTGAGCCGCCTGTGCTGCACCTGCGAAGCCGCCTACCGCGTGCTGCACTGGGAGAACCCCGCTGTGTCCTCACA GTTCTATGGGGCTCTTCTGGGCACGGTTTGCATGCTGTACCTGCTGCCTCTGTGCTGGGTCCTTGCCCTTTTAAACAGCACACTCTTTCTGGGGAATGTGGAGTTCTTCCGAG TGGTGTCTGAGTATAGGGCATCTCTGCAGCGGCGGATGAACCCCAAGCAGGAAGAGAGTGCCTTTGAGAGCCTGCCACCGTCAGATGCTGGGGGGAAGGGCGCTCTGGCGGACTGCACTCCTGCACCCACGCCCACAGAG GACCTCACGCCAGGCAGTGTGGAGGAGGCGGAGGAGGCCGAGCCCGACGAGGAGTTTAAAGATGCGATTGAG GAGGATGACGAGGGGGCCCCGTGCCCGGCAGAGGACGAGCTGGTCCTGCAGGACAACGGCTTCCTGAGCAAGAACGAGGTGCTGCGCAGCAAGGTGTCGCGGCTCACTGAGCGGCTCCGCAAGCGGTACCCGACCAACAACTTTG GGAGCTGTACGGGCTGCTCGGCCACCTTCTCAGTGCTGAAGAAGAGG CGGAACTGCAGTAACTGTGGGAACAGCTTCTGCTCTCGGTGCTGCTCCTTCAAGGTGCCCAGGTCCTCCATGGGGGCCACAG TAACATATGCTTATTCTAGAAGATTTGGAAATTACTATacagaagaagaaggaagagaaaaataa
- the ZFYVE27 gene encoding protrudin isoform X1 — protein MQTSEREGCGLEVSPSTVPEATLESLPVPTKSPAFDLFNLVLSYKRLEVYLEPLKDAGDGVRYLLRWETPLCSLLTCLGLNILFLTLNEGAWYSVGALMISVPALLGYLQEVCRARLPESELARRKYHSVRQEDLQRVRLSRPEAVAEVKSFLIQLEALLSRLCCTCEAAYRVLHWENPAVSSQFYGALLGTVCMLYLLPLCWVLALLNSTLFLGNVEFFRVVSEYRASLQRRMNPKQEESAFESLPPSDAGGKGALADCTPAPTPTEDLTPGSVEEAEEAEPDEEFKDAIEETHLVVLEDDEGAPCPAEDELVLQDNGFLSKNEVLRSKVSRLTERLRKRYPTNNFGSCTGCSATFSVLKKRRNCSNCGNSFCSRCCSFKVPRSSMGATAPEAQRETVFVCASCNQTLSK, from the exons ATGCAGACCTCAGAGCGAGAGGGCTGTGGACTGGAGGTGAGCCCCAGCACCGTCCCAGAGGCTACTCTGGAGTCTCTACCTGTTCCTACCAAGTCGCCGGCATTTGATCTGTTCAACTTGGTTCTGTCCTACAAGAGGCTTGAGGTCTACCTGGAACCCTTGAAGGACGCCGGCGATGGGGTCCGGTATTTGCTCAG GTGGGAGACGCCATTGTGTTCCTTGCTGACCTGCCTGGGCCTCAACATCTTGTTCCTCACCTTGAACGAGG GGGCCTGGTACTCAGTGGGTGCCCTGATGATCTCCGTGCCCGCCCTGCTGGGCTACCTTCAGGAGGTTTGCCGGGCACGGCTGCCCGAGTCTGAGCTGGCGAGGAGGAAGTACCACAGCGTGAGGCAGGAGGACCTGCAGAGAGTTCGCCTGTCTCGCCCCGAGGCCGTGGCTGAGGTGAAGAGCTT CTTGATCCAGCTGGAGGCCCTCCTGAGCCGCCTGTGCTGCACCTGCGAAGCCGCCTACCGCGTGCTGCACTGGGAGAACCCCGCTGTGTCCTCACA GTTCTATGGGGCTCTTCTGGGCACGGTTTGCATGCTGTACCTGCTGCCTCTGTGCTGGGTCCTTGCCCTTTTAAACAGCACACTCTTTCTGGGGAATGTGGAGTTCTTCCGAG TGGTGTCTGAGTATAGGGCATCTCTGCAGCGGCGGATGAACCCCAAGCAGGAAGAGAGTGCCTTTGAGAGCCTGCCACCGTCAGATGCTGGGGGGAAGGGCGCTCTGGCGGACTGCACTCCTGCACCCACGCCCACAGAG GACCTCACGCCAGGCAGTGTGGAGGAGGCGGAGGAGGCCGAGCCCGACGAGGAGTTTAAAGATGCGATTGAG GAGACCCACTTGGTGGTGCTG GAGGATGACGAGGGGGCCCCGTGCCCGGCAGAGGACGAGCTGGTCCTGCAGGACAACGGCTTCCTGAGCAAGAACGAGGTGCTGCGCAGCAAGGTGTCGCGGCTCACTGAGCGGCTCCGCAAGCGGTACCCGACCAACAACTTTG GGAGCTGTACGGGCTGCTCGGCCACCTTCTCAGTGCTGAAGAAGAGG CGGAACTGCAGTAACTGTGGGAACAGCTTCTGCTCTCGGTGCTGCTCCTTCAAGGTGCCCAGGTCCTCCATGGGGGCCACAG CCCCCGAAGCCCAGAGAGagactgtgtttgtgtgtgcctcGTGTAACCAGACCTTGAGCAAGTGA
- the ZFYVE27 gene encoding protrudin isoform X2 encodes MQTSEREGCGLEVSPSTVPEATLESLPVPTKSPAFDLFNLVLSYKRLEVYLEPLKDAGDGVRYLLRWETPLCSLLTCLGLNILFLTLNEGAWYSVGALMISVPALLGYLQEVCRARLPESELARRKYHSVRQEDLQRVRLSRPEAVAEVKSFLIQLEALLSRLCCTCEAAYRVLHWENPAVSSQFYGALLGTVCMLYLLPLCWVLALLNSTLFLGNVEFFRVVSEYRASLQRRMNPKQEESAFESLPPSDAGGKGALADCTPAPTPTEDLTPGSVEEAEEAEPDEEFKDAIEEDDEGAPCPAEDELVLQDNGFLSKNEVLRSKVSRLTERLRKRYPTNNFGSCTGCSATFSVLKKRRNCSNCGNSFCSRCCSFKVPRSSMGATAPEAQRETVFVCASCNQTLSK; translated from the exons ATGCAGACCTCAGAGCGAGAGGGCTGTGGACTGGAGGTGAGCCCCAGCACCGTCCCAGAGGCTACTCTGGAGTCTCTACCTGTTCCTACCAAGTCGCCGGCATTTGATCTGTTCAACTTGGTTCTGTCCTACAAGAGGCTTGAGGTCTACCTGGAACCCTTGAAGGACGCCGGCGATGGGGTCCGGTATTTGCTCAG GTGGGAGACGCCATTGTGTTCCTTGCTGACCTGCCTGGGCCTCAACATCTTGTTCCTCACCTTGAACGAGG GGGCCTGGTACTCAGTGGGTGCCCTGATGATCTCCGTGCCCGCCCTGCTGGGCTACCTTCAGGAGGTTTGCCGGGCACGGCTGCCCGAGTCTGAGCTGGCGAGGAGGAAGTACCACAGCGTGAGGCAGGAGGACCTGCAGAGAGTTCGCCTGTCTCGCCCCGAGGCCGTGGCTGAGGTGAAGAGCTT CTTGATCCAGCTGGAGGCCCTCCTGAGCCGCCTGTGCTGCACCTGCGAAGCCGCCTACCGCGTGCTGCACTGGGAGAACCCCGCTGTGTCCTCACA GTTCTATGGGGCTCTTCTGGGCACGGTTTGCATGCTGTACCTGCTGCCTCTGTGCTGGGTCCTTGCCCTTTTAAACAGCACACTCTTTCTGGGGAATGTGGAGTTCTTCCGAG TGGTGTCTGAGTATAGGGCATCTCTGCAGCGGCGGATGAACCCCAAGCAGGAAGAGAGTGCCTTTGAGAGCCTGCCACCGTCAGATGCTGGGGGGAAGGGCGCTCTGGCGGACTGCACTCCTGCACCCACGCCCACAGAG GACCTCACGCCAGGCAGTGTGGAGGAGGCGGAGGAGGCCGAGCCCGACGAGGAGTTTAAAGATGCGATTGAG GAGGATGACGAGGGGGCCCCGTGCCCGGCAGAGGACGAGCTGGTCCTGCAGGACAACGGCTTCCTGAGCAAGAACGAGGTGCTGCGCAGCAAGGTGTCGCGGCTCACTGAGCGGCTCCGCAAGCGGTACCCGACCAACAACTTTG GGAGCTGTACGGGCTGCTCGGCCACCTTCTCAGTGCTGAAGAAGAGG CGGAACTGCAGTAACTGTGGGAACAGCTTCTGCTCTCGGTGCTGCTCCTTCAAGGTGCCCAGGTCCTCCATGGGGGCCACAG CCCCCGAAGCCCAGAGAGagactgtgtttgtgtgtgcctcGTGTAACCAGACCTTGAGCAAGTGA